A window of Patagioenas fasciata isolate bPatFas1 chromosome 5, bPatFas1.hap1, whole genome shotgun sequence contains these coding sequences:
- the ZDHHC22 gene encoding palmitoyltransferase ZDHHC22 produces the protein MLVLRLLNVVAPAYFLCISLVTFVLQIFLFIPSMFRDLSTTPLFSPALLHGALFLFLSANALGNYILVIQSSPEDLGKGLNLGEGVEVMADWLDGSRSPGSALPSTHFCRLCARVTQRHDHHCFFTGNCIGSRNMRNFIMFCLYTSLACLDSLVTGMAYISAALSMSFANPLAFLTLLPHSISQFFSGALLSSEMFVILMLYLWLGIGLACAGFCCHQMLLVLRGQTRYQVRKGMVVRARPWRENLQEVFGKRWLLGLFIPVLNVGSDYRRQKEK, from the exons ATGCTAGTTCTCAGGTTGCTCAATGTTGTTGCTCCAGCCTACTTCTTGTGCATCTCCCTAGTGACCTTCGTCCTCCAGATCTTTCTCTTCATCCCCAGCATGTTCAGAGACCTTTCCACCACCCCACTTTTctctcctgctctgctgcatggggccctcttcctcttcctctcagctAATGCCCTGGGCAACTACATTCTTGTGATCCAGAGCTCCCCCGAGGACTTGGGCAAGGGCTTAAACTTGGGCGAAGGAGTCGAAGTGATGGCAGACTGGCTGGATGGAAGCAGGTCCCCTGGCTCAGCCTTACCCAGCACTCACTTCTGTAGACTATGTGCCAGAGTCACCCAGAGGCATGACCACCACTGTTTCTTCACAGGAAACTGCATCGGGAGCAGGAACATGCGAAATTTCATCATGTTCTGCCTCTATACCTCCCTGGCTTGTCTCGACTCCCTCGTGACAGGCATGGCttacatttctgctgcactctccATGTCCTTTGCGAACCCACTGGCCTTCCTCACTCTTCTGCCTCACTCCATCAGCCAGTTCTTCTCAG GTGCTCTCCTTAGCTCTGAGATGTTTGTCATCCTCATGCTCTACCTCTGGCTTGGGATCGGACTGGCCTGTGCTGGCTTCTGCTGTCACCAGATGCTGCTGGTCCTGCGTGGGCAGACAAGGTACCAGGTGCGGAAAGGGATGGTGGTAAGAGCCCGGCCCTGGAGGGAGAATCTGCAAGAGGTCTTTGGTAAGAGGTGGCTGCTAGGACTTTTCATCCCTGTGCTGAACGTCGGAAGTGACTACCGTaggcagaaagagaaataa